A stretch of the Lolium perenne isolate Kyuss_39 chromosome 3, Kyuss_2.0, whole genome shotgun sequence genome encodes the following:
- the LOC127343662 gene encoding probable galacturonosyltransferase 15 → MRLYITAAAAVADDGGLTKPNKAPQQARRGCRSVVVTGLLAGLLLFRAALLAVETGASLCPSATGCLGWRAGLGDWLYGGGGDDPTEEFMKQWRRSHREASLLDPVLVEAAPDSLNSLMAEMDTILATYDRLDMEVVVVKIMAMLLKMDRKVKSSRIQALFNRQLASLGIPKSIHCLALRLAEEFSVNAEARSPVPLPQHAPRLTDTSRLHVALVTDNILAAAVAVASAVSSSADPSRLVFHVVTDKKSYVPMHSWFALHPVSPAVVEVKGLHQFDWRDGDAIASVMRTIDEVQKSSLGYHQLYDGAAEREVRRLEASKPSTFSPLNYLKIHLPEFFPELRRIILLDDDVVVHKDLAGLWEQDLDGNIMGAVGAHCPAADGGICIESALDEHLNFSDPALSSLGLDGLHCAWSWGANIIDLDVWRRTNVTETYQLWLQKNRESEFRLWKMASLPPALIAFNSQVQAIEPLWHLPGLGWRMPDPDLMQFSAVLHFSGPRKPWLEIAFPELRKLWLGHLNVSDSFLRGCGIVE, encoded by the exons ATGAGGCTCTACAtcaccgcggcggcggcggtggccgacGACGGCGGCCTGACCAAGCCGAATAAGGCGCCGCAGCAGGCGCGGCGCGGGTGCCGTTCGGTCGTGGTGACGGGGCTCCTGGCCGGCCTGCTGCTCTTCCGCGCCGCGCTCCTCGCCGTCGAGACCGGCGCCTCCCTCTGCCCCTCAGCCACCG GGTGCCTGGGCTGGAGGGCGGGGCTCGGCGACTGGctctacggcggcggcggcgacgacccgACGGAG GAGTTCATGAAGCAGTGGAGGAGAAGTCACAGGGAAGCCAGCCTGCTAGACCCCGTGTTGGTGGAAGCGGCGCCGGACTCCTTGAACAGCCTCATGGCGGAGATGGACACCATCCTGGCCACCTATGATCGGCTTGACATGGAAGTCGTCGTGGTCAAGATAATGGCCATG CTGCTGAAGATGGACCGGAAGGTTAAGTCATCAAGAATCCAGGCTCTGTTCAACCGCCAACTGGCTTCGCTCGGCATCCCCAAGAGCATACACTGCCTCgccctgcggctggccgaggagtTCTCGGTGAACGCCGAGGCCCGCTCCCCCGTGCCGCTGCCGCAGCACGCCCCTCGCCTGACCGACACCTCGCGCCTCCACGTCGCCCTCGTGACCGACAACATCCTCGCAGCCGCTGTTGCCGTGGCCTCAGCTGTCAGCAGCTCGGCCGACCCCTCGAGGCTGGTGTTCCACGTCGTCACCGACAAGAAGAGCTACGTCCCGATGCACTCGTGGTTCGCTCTGCACCCGGTTTCTCCGGCGGTCGTCGAGGTCAAGGGCCTCCACCAGTTTGACTGGCGCGATGGTGACGCCATTGCCTCTGTCATGAGGACGATTGACGAGGTCCAGAAGAGCTCGCTAGGTTACCACCAGCTGTACGATGGAGCGGCAGAGAGGGAGGTCAGAAGGCTCGAAGCATCAAAGCCAAGCACGTTTTCACCACTGAACTATCTGAAGATCCATCTCCCAGAG TTCTTCCCAGAGCTCCGGAGGATTATACTACTCGACGACGATGTCGTGGTGCACAAGGATTTGGCCGGTCTATGGGAGCAGGACCTGGACGGGAACATCATGGGCGCGGTTGGCGCGCACTGTCCCGCTGCAGATGGTGGGATCTGCATCGAAAGCGCTCTCGATGAACACCTTAACTTCTCTGACCCTGCACTGTCGTCGCTGGGCCTCGACGGTTTGCACTGCGCATGGTCTTGGGGTGCCAACATCATCGACCTTGATGTTTGGCGAAGAACAAACGTTACAGAAACGTATCAGCTATGGCTACAAAAG AACCGGGAGTCAGAGTTCAGGCTGTGGAAGATGGCATCGCTGCCGCCGGCACTGATAGCATTCAACAGCCAGGTTCAAGCCATAGAGCCGTTGTGGCACCTGCCGGGCCTCGGCTGGCGCATGCCAGACCCTGACCTGATGCAGTTTTCCGCTGTTCTGCATTTCAGCGGGCCGCGGAAGCCGTGGCTGGAGATTGCGTTCCCGGAGCTACGGAAATTGTGGCTCGGGCACTTGAACGTGTCAGACAGCTTCCTACGAGGCTGCGGCATAGTCGAATGA
- the LOC127343658 gene encoding 4-hydroxyphenylacetaldehyde oxime monooxygenase gives MASLDPSLELKHVLLFSVPLLIAPLVILLYFQAVRNKKNAIRLPPSPLRLPIIGHLHLMVKEPHRSLQKLARSLGPVVYLQLGDIAAVVVSSPEAATEVLKTHDVHCCSRPSSPGANLITYGQQDIAFSPYNESWRERRKLFVSELVSSKRVQSFSHALEAQVGNLIQSLSQSPPSKPINLNETLFTLIDGFIGTVAFGRMSGAKLMKYAKFQQVFSEAMVALSAFSAQDFFPASPMSRWFDKLVGLEARYRRIFLELDAYFEMVISQHMDPGRVKPETDDLVDVLINLWKGQALTKDPLKALIMDAFIGGTTTSSVTLLWAMSELIKNPAVMKKAQTEIRNMVADKQTLQVDNLSKLKYLKMVVKETLRLHPPAPLLVPRETMDHVKVLGYDIPPKTRIFVNVWAIGRDPVRWEKPEEFYPERFDDISIDFHGSHYELLPFGAGRRICPAIHMGTTIVEFTLASLLHSFDWELPQGMTSQDVSMEGTGRQVYCRKTPLYLVPSCKKQTHFP, from the exons ATGGCGTCCCTTGACCCCTCTCTGGAACTCAAGCATGTCCTCCTATTCTCAGTACCACTACTCATAGCTCCTCTGGTAATATTGTTGTACTTCCAAGCTGTTCGCAACAAGAAGAACGCCATCCGTCTGCCCCCGAGCCCCCTGAGGCTACCCATCATAGGGCATCTACACCTGATGGTGAAAGAGCCCCACCGGTCACTGCAGAAGTTGGCCCGCAGCCTGGGCCCAGTCGTCTACCTGCAGCTCGGCGACATCGCCGCCGTCGTGGTTTCCTCGCCGGAGGCGGCTACGGAGGTGCTCAAGACACATGATGTCCATTGCTGCAGCCGACCCTCCTCCCCAG GTGCAAATTTAATTACCTACGGGCAACAAGACATCGCATTCTCGCCATACAACGAAAGCTGGCGTGAGAGGCGCAAGTTGTTCGTTTCAGAACTCGTAAGCAGCAAACGCGTCCAGTCCTTCTCGCACGCGCTAGAAGCTCAAGTTGGCAACCTTATCCAATCACTCTCGCAGTCTCCACCGTCCAAACCCATCAACCTGAACGAGACCCTCTTCACGCTCATCGACGGCTTCATCGGCACCGTGGCTTTCGGTCGCATGAGCGGTGCCAAGCTCATGAAATACGCCAAGTTCCAGCAGGTTTTCAGCGAAGCCATGGTCGCCCTCTCCGCCTTCTCCGCGCAAGACTTCTTCCCTGCGTCGCCGATGAGCCGGTGGTTCGATAAGCTAGTCGGGTTAGAGGCGCGGTACCGGAGGATATTCCTAGAGCTGGATGCATACTTCGAGATGGTGATCAGCCAACATATGGACCCGGGAAGGGTGAAGCCTGAGACGGATGACCTTGTGGATGTGCTGATCAATCTCTGGAAGGGACAAGCACTCACAAAAGACCCCCTCAAGGCTCtcatcatg GATGCGTTTATAGGTGGCACAACCACAAGCTCGGTGACATTGTTGTGGGCGATGTCTGAGCTAATCAAGAACCCGGCAGTGATGAAGAAGGCCCAGACAGAGATAAGGAATATGGTTGCCGACAAACAAACACTGCAGGTCGACAACCTCTCTAAGCTCAAGTACCTGAAAATGGTCGTCAAGGAAACGCTGCGATTACATCCACCAGCCCCGCTGCTCGTTCCAAGGGAGACGATGGACCATGTAAAAGTCCTCGGCTATGATATCCCACCCAAGACAAGGATCTTCGTCAACGTGTGGGCTATAGGGAGGGACCCTGTCCGTTGGGAAAAACCTGAGGAGTTTTACCCCGAGAGGTTTGACGACATTTCCATTGATTTTCATGGATCACACTATGAGCTCCTGCCTTTTGGTGCGGGGCGGCGGATCTGCCCAGCTATCCACATGGGCACGACAATCGTAGAGTTCACGCTTGCTAGTTTGCTGCATTCATTTGATTGGGAATTACCTCAAGGCATGACAAGCCAAGATGTGAGCATGGAAGGGACCGGAAGACAAGTTTATTGCAGGAAGACTCCTCTTTACCTTGTTCCATCCTGCAAGAAGCAGACCCACTTTCCATAG